DNA from Amorphoplanes friuliensis DSM 7358:
CGATCTGAGCGACCTGGCCGACGAGCTCGCGCCGTGGGCGTACTTCCCGGTGCTGGGGGTGGCCCTGCGCTACTGCACCGCCCTGCTCGCGCCGGACGACCAGGCCGAGGCGTGTTTCCAGCAGGCGCTGCACGCCGACCTGTCCGCGTGGCAGTTCGAGCGCGCCCGCATCGAGTACGCCTACGGGGTGTGGTTACGCCGCCAGCGGCGCAACGTGGACAGCCGCCACCACCTCCGCGCCGCCACCGCCACCTTCGCCGCGCTCGGCGCCCGGCCCTGGTCGGAGCGCGCCCGGGCCGAGCTGCGCGCCGCCGGTGAACGTGTCCACCGCGGCCCGGACGCCCTCGACGAGCTCACCCCGCAGGAGCTGCAGATCGCCGAGCTGGCGGCGACCGGGCTCAGCAACCGCGACATCGGCGAGCGGCTCTTCCTGTCACCGCGGACGATCAGCACCCATCTGTACAGGATTTTCCCGAAGCTGGGCATCCGGTCCCGGGCCGAGCTGAGCCGGTCGCTGCAGCAGAGCTTTACGTCAGGTGACGTATAGCTCCCCGTCGCCGGCGGTCCTACGTTGAGTTTGCGCACGCACTCCGACGAAGGAGCACCGGATGTCCGACCACCCCGCCACCGTCATCCCCGCACACACCCTCGAGGACATCGCCGAGGTCAACGCCACCGGGCTGACACCGGTCGTTTTCATCCACGGACTGTGGCTGCTCCCGAGCAGCTGGGACCGCTGGGCCGAGGTGTTCAAGGCCGCCGGTTACGCGCCCATCACCCCCGGCTGGCCCGATGATCCGGAGACCGTCGAGGAGGCCAAGGCCCACCCCGAGGTCTTCGCGAACAAGACCGTCGGCCAGGTCGCGGACCACTACGCCGAGGTCATCGGCAAGCTGGACAAGAAGCCGGCCGTCGTCGGCCACTCGTTCGGCGGCCTCCTCGCGATGATCGTGGCGGGCCGGGCCCTGTCCGCGGCCACCGTCGCCATCGACGCCGCGCCGTTCCGGGGTGTGCTGCCGCTGCCGATCTCGGCGCTGCGTGCGGCCTCCGCGGCCCTGTCCAACCCGTCGAACAGGCACAAGGCCGTTCCGCTGACCTACGAACAGTTCCGGTACGCGTTCGCGAACGCCGTCTCC
Protein-coding regions in this window:
- a CDS encoding alpha/beta hydrolase yields the protein MSDHPATVIPAHTLEDIAEVNATGLTPVVFIHGLWLLPSSWDRWAEVFKAAGYAPITPGWPDDPETVEEAKAHPEVFANKTVGQVADHYAEVIGKLDKKPAVVGHSFGGLLAMIVAGRALSAATVAIDAAPFRGVLPLPISALRAASAALSNPSNRHKAVPLTYEQFRYAFANAVSEEEAHQLYDTYCVPAPGAPLFQAAAANLNPWTEVKVDTENPYRGPLLIVSGEKDHTVPPAISDAAYKQQLKNPGTTEFAEIPGRGHSLTIDNGWLEVAQTSLAFVERFTER